The genomic interval CCAATCGCGCATGCCATGATCGCTAAGCTTTGCGTGTTCATCAGCTTGTGGCTCAACCACCAACAAACGGCTATCACTGCGATTATCCAGCGGATAACGCGCGATCAGGCCTTCAGGAAGATCAAAATGGAAGTCGGATTTTTTATACATTTTCATGCGGTTACTTGCTGTTGTGACAATCTCTTGCCAAAGTTTTCGTGAGTGAGTAATCAGTGATTATCGTTTAACCGGCACAGCCGCTCGGGATAAACGCGCCCTGCTGCAACGCGCCCGACGCCAAAAAAAGCATCATCATCGTAGAGCGCATACTCGCCTGCTGGATAATCAGCCAATAATTCAATATCGTTACCATGACGGATAAAACGTATCTTTTCCGCTGGGACGACCAGTTTTGGTAGCGTGGACACGCAGTCAGTTAAAGGCAACAAAAGTTCGTCCAAGGTCTCAAACGCTTTTTGATCGGTAAGATCGCTGATTTGTTCTAGTGGGTGCATGCCTTCAGGCAAATGCCCGATTTGCACGCGTCGAAGCGCTATTGCATGCGCAGCGCTACCCAAATAAGCGCCAATATCACGCACTAAAGCGCGAATATACGTACCCTTGGAACAACGCACACGCAATCGTGCGCTCTCATGGTCGAAATCCAACACGCTTAGCTCAGAAACATTAATGCTACGCGGGGCTAATTCAGGGTGCTCACCACGGCGTGCTAAATCATAAGCACGCTGGCCACCCACTTTTAGCGCTGAATAGATCGGTGGCATTTGCTGTTGCTCGCCAAGGAAAGCGTCACAGACCGCCTGCCAATTGTCACCATTAAGCTCAGGAATTGCTGCACGATGTAGCACAGCGCCTTCGATATCGTCGGTGTCGGTTTGCGCGCCTAAGCGCAGCGTCACCTCATAGCTTTTATCAGCATCGAGTAAATAGCTGCCAAATTTTGTTGCTTCACCAAAAAGTACCGGCAATAACCCACTGGCAAAAGGATCGAGCGTACCGCCATGTCCGGCTTTTTGCGCTTGGTACATGCCGCGAACCCGCTGCAACGCCTGATTG from Suttonella sp. R2A3 carries:
- the truB gene encoding tRNA pseudouridine(55) synthase TruB, which gives rise to MARRRKGRALDGILLLDKPIGISSNQALQRVRGMYQAQKAGHGGTLDPFASGLLPVLFGEATKFGSYLLDADKSYEVTLRLGAQTDTDDIEGAVLHRAAIPELNGDNWQAVCDAFLGEQQQMPPIYSALKVGGQRAYDLARRGEHPELAPRSINVSELSVLDFDHESARLRVRCSKGTYIRALVRDIGAYLGSAAHAIALRRVQIGHLPEGMHPLEQISDLTDQKAFETLDELLLPLTDCVSTLPKLVVPAEKIRFIRHGNDIELLADYPAGEYALYDDDAFFGVGRVAAGRVYPERLCRLNDNH